A single region of the Pseudomonas sp. VD-NE ins genome encodes:
- a CDS encoding PepSY domain-containing protein, giving the protein MKQPKPNFYNLAWRWHFYAGLFVAPFMVMLALTGIIYLFKPQLDSLMYSSLLNVPAGHHTVPADDLLQRVTSAYPQGQITQYLPPVNAERSAQFVVKNAGQELNVFVDPYHGDILGEQDAKQNLQAIARAIHGELMIGTVGDRLIEMAAGWGVVLVVSGLFLWWPRGQAAGILWPRLNSRGRVLWRDLHAVTGFWGATLLLVMLLSGMTWTGFWGKQYAQVWNVFPAAMWDNVPTSDVEARTLNSATRQTVPWAMENTPMPMSGDHAEHMNHGATNAGPAAPAISLQDVQNIATERKVEPGYSITLPTTATGVFTIAVFADDPRNDATLHIDQYTGKVLADVRFEQYGSVARATEIGVMLHEGKMFGTFNQIVVLLICLMILLSAVSGVVIWWKRRPQGKFGVPPLRHDLPKWKTGVVIMLALAVVFPLVGASLVVVWLLDRLLLSRFDRQAESAST; this is encoded by the coding sequence ATGAAACAGCCCAAACCGAATTTCTACAACCTGGCCTGGCGTTGGCATTTTTACGCCGGTCTCTTCGTCGCCCCCTTCATGGTGATGCTGGCCCTGACCGGCATCATCTACCTGTTCAAACCGCAGCTCGATTCGCTGATGTACAGCAGCCTGCTCAACGTCCCCGCCGGCCATCACACTGTCCCGGCCGATGATCTGCTGCAGCGGGTAACAAGCGCTTACCCACAAGGCCAGATCACCCAGTACCTGCCACCGGTCAACGCCGAACGCAGCGCACAGTTTGTAGTAAAGAATGCCGGGCAGGAGCTCAACGTATTCGTCGATCCGTACCACGGCGACATTCTCGGTGAGCAGGATGCCAAGCAGAATCTGCAAGCCATCGCCCGCGCCATCCACGGTGAGTTGATGATCGGCACCGTCGGTGACCGCCTCATCGAAATGGCCGCCGGCTGGGGCGTGGTGCTGGTGGTGTCCGGCCTGTTCCTGTGGTGGCCACGCGGTCAGGCCGCGGGCATTTTGTGGCCACGGCTGAACAGTCGCGGCCGCGTGCTGTGGCGTGATCTGCACGCGGTCACCGGGTTCTGGGGGGCGACGTTGCTGCTGGTAATGTTGCTCAGCGGCATGACCTGGACCGGTTTCTGGGGCAAGCAATACGCGCAGGTGTGGAACGTGTTCCCGGCGGCGATGTGGGACAACGTGCCGACCTCCGACGTCGAGGCGCGAACCCTTAACAGCGCCACGCGCCAGACCGTGCCCTGGGCGATGGAAAACACGCCGATGCCAATGTCCGGCGACCACGCCGAACACATGAACCACGGCGCCACCAACGCTGGCCCCGCAGCACCCGCCATCAGCCTGCAAGATGTGCAAAACATCGCTACCGAGCGCAAGGTCGAACCGGGCTACAGCATCACCCTGCCAACCACCGCCACCGGCGTGTTCACCATCGCCGTGTTCGCCGACGACCCGCGCAACGACGCCACCCTGCACATCGATCAATACACCGGCAAGGTCCTCGCCGATGTGCGTTTCGAACAGTACGGCAGCGTCGCTCGCGCCACCGAGATCGGCGTGATGCTCCACGAGGGCAAGATGTTCGGCACCTTCAACCAGATCGTCGTACTGCTGATCTGCCTGATGATTCTGCTCAGCGCTGTCAGCGGCGTGGTGATCTGGTGGAAGCGTCGGCCACAGGGCAAATTCGGCGTACCGCCGTTGCGTCATGATTTGCCGAAGTGGAAAACCGGCGTGGTGATCATGTTGGCCTTGGCGGTGGTGTTTCCGCTGGTAGGCGCTTCGCTGGTGGTCGTCTGGTTACTGGATCGATTGCTGCTATCGCGCTTTGACCGGCAAGCTGAATCTGCCTCGACGTAA
- the cobG gene encoding precorrin-3B synthase, with amino-acid sequence MSTALRPSACPGLLRIVQALDGGICRIKLNGGSISADQADAVAEAAEQFAGGAIEATNRANLQIRGIGLQSAALIERLLAAGLGPRTAAGDDVRNLMLSPAAGIDRQMRVDTRALAGQILDTLQSHPRFHELSAKFAVQLDGGEALAMLEHPHDLWLSAFERDGETLLAFGLAGCPTDRAIGAVALEHGHALVVAVLELFLALARPEQTRMRHLLEEWPMLAILEQLRTCLPIKAISQWQRMAVADDLHIGVHPQNTAGQVYIGAVPALGRLDPAMLRGAAQLARQFGNGSLRFTPWQSLLLPDVKASDAAQVLEGLEQLHLLTRAAEPLSRLIACTGASGCGKGLADTKQDARHLATLLPSAVNVHLSGCTRSCAAAHCAPVTLLAVNPGHYDLYFRDATQPGFGALHARNLTIEAAATLLAARSRSLIDA; translated from the coding sequence ATGTCCACCGCTTTACGCCCCTCGGCCTGCCCGGGGTTGCTGCGTATCGTCCAGGCACTGGACGGCGGCATCTGTCGGATCAAGCTCAATGGCGGCTCGATCAGTGCCGATCAGGCCGACGCGGTGGCCGAGGCCGCCGAACAGTTCGCCGGCGGAGCCATCGAGGCAACCAATCGCGCCAATCTGCAAATCCGTGGGATCGGCCTGCAATCTGCTGCACTGATCGAGCGCTTGCTCGCTGCCGGTCTTGGTCCGCGCACGGCGGCCGGTGACGATGTGCGTAACCTGATGCTCAGCCCGGCCGCGGGTATCGACCGGCAGATGCGCGTCGATACCCGCGCACTGGCCGGACAGATCCTCGACACCTTGCAAAGCCATCCACGGTTCCACGAACTGAGCGCCAAGTTCGCCGTGCAACTGGATGGCGGTGAAGCGCTGGCGATGCTCGAACATCCGCATGATCTGTGGTTGTCGGCGTTCGAGCGTGACGGTGAAACCTTGCTCGCGTTCGGTCTGGCCGGATGCCCGACGGATCGCGCGATCGGCGCGGTGGCGCTGGAACATGGCCATGCGCTGGTGGTGGCAGTGCTGGAGCTGTTCCTGGCGTTGGCGCGTCCCGAGCAGACGCGCATGCGCCATTTGCTCGAGGAATGGCCGATGTTGGCCATTCTCGAACAACTGAGAACGTGTCTGCCGATCAAGGCAATCAGCCAGTGGCAGCGCATGGCCGTGGCGGACGATCTGCACATCGGTGTTCATCCACAGAATACGGCGGGTCAGGTGTACATCGGTGCAGTGCCGGCGCTGGGCCGTCTCGATCCGGCGATGCTGCGCGGGGCTGCGCAACTGGCCCGCCAGTTCGGCAATGGCAGCCTGCGTTTCACGCCTTGGCAAAGCCTGCTGCTGCCGGACGTCAAAGCCAGCGATGCGGCTCAGGTGCTGGAAGGTCTTGAGCAACTGCACCTGTTGACCCGCGCTGCCGAGCCCCTCTCGCGCCTGATCGCCTGCACCGGTGCCAGTGGCTGCGGCAAAGGCCTGGCCGACACCAAGCAGGACGCCCGCCATCTGGCGACCTTGCTGCCCTCGGCCGTCAACGTCCACCTCAGCGGGTGCACGCGTTCTTGCGCTGCCGCCCACTGTGCCCCGGTGACGTTGCTGGCCGTCAATCCCGGTCATTACGACCTCTATTTTCGCGATGCAACGCAGCCGGGTTTCGGCGCGCTGCACGCACGCAACCTTACTATTGAAGCGGCCGCGACCCTGCTCGCCGCCCGCTCTCGGAGCCTCATTGATGCTTGA
- a CDS encoding DNA-binding protein, producing MVLTRSYKHSIAERAQRDPEFAQALLDEAATLFLNGEPEMARIILRDLVNATVGFEELARETEKPSKSLHRMLSAKGNPSMDNLAKIFSVIRATLGVDMQVHAVPVN from the coding sequence ATGGTTCTCACTCGAAGCTACAAACATTCAATCGCAGAACGCGCCCAACGAGACCCGGAGTTTGCTCAAGCATTACTGGATGAGGCCGCAACTCTGTTCCTGAATGGCGAGCCAGAAATGGCCAGAATAATTCTGCGCGACCTCGTCAATGCGACTGTCGGCTTCGAAGAGCTCGCGAGGGAGACCGAAAAGCCGAGTAAAAGCTTGCATCGAATGCTTTCAGCCAAAGGCAATCCGAGCATGGATAACCTGGCCAAAATATTTTCGGTAATCCGCGCTACGCTTGGTGTAGATATGCAAGTTCATGCCGTACCCGTGAATTAA
- a CDS encoding type II toxin-antitoxin system RelE/ParE family toxin, with protein sequence MITLEEYLQEDESSPFGRWISTLSVQAALKVSNAMVRLELGNTSNIKWFDGLGEYKINWGPGYRIYLIQEGKRLIILFGGGDKSTQKKDIKQAKALIAEFRIRKKAEQNRR encoded by the coding sequence GTGATCACACTCGAAGAATATCTACAAGAAGACGAATCAAGCCCATTTGGTCGGTGGATCTCCACTTTGAGCGTGCAGGCGGCACTGAAGGTCTCAAATGCCATGGTCAGGTTGGAATTGGGCAATACTTCCAATATCAAATGGTTCGATGGCTTGGGTGAATACAAAATCAATTGGGGGCCAGGTTACCGGATCTACCTGATACAAGAAGGAAAACGTCTGATCATTTTGTTTGGTGGCGGCGACAAATCGACTCAAAAGAAAGACATCAAACAGGCGAAAGCCTTGATAGCCGAATTCCGAATTCGGAAAAAAGCTGAACAGAACCGGAGGTAA
- a CDS encoding cobalt-precorrin-5B (C(1))-methyltransferase produces MRDETAEQPTPLRSGLTTGSCATATSLAAARLLLGGLSADAVQIVLPKGKQVQMRLEFCRLTDDGAEAGTIKDAGDDPDVTHGALLYSRVRLLSEPGIRFNAGAGVGTVTRPGLVLGVGEPAINPVPRKMISDHLTLLAAETGYGGGFDVTVNVEGGEALALKTMNPRLGILGGLSILGTSGIVRPFSCAAYIASIHQGIDVAKTNGYLHIAACTGNASEDTMRRVYDLPEIALIEMGDFVGAVLKHLRKVPVDKLSLCGGFGKISKLAAGHMDLHSRHSSIDLPQLAKWAAAIGADEALQQGIREANTSQQALAMASATGIALGDEVCRHALNFARSVVPAQVQVEVFAIDRQGGIVGHAGGFA; encoded by the coding sequence ATGCGTGACGAAACCGCCGAACAACCCACGCCCCTGCGCAGCGGCCTGACTACCGGCAGCTGCGCCACCGCCACCAGCCTCGCCGCCGCGCGCCTGTTGCTCGGCGGGCTGTCGGCGGATGCGGTGCAGATCGTGTTGCCCAAAGGCAAGCAAGTGCAGATGCGTCTGGAGTTCTGTCGTTTGACCGATGACGGCGCCGAGGCCGGGACGATCAAGGATGCCGGTGACGATCCCGACGTGACCCACGGCGCGCTGCTCTATTCGCGGGTACGGCTGCTGAGTGAGCCGGGGATTCGTTTCAATGCCGGCGCAGGCGTTGGCACCGTAACGCGGCCGGGCCTGGTGCTCGGCGTTGGTGAGCCGGCAATCAACCCGGTGCCGCGCAAAATGATCAGCGACCACCTGACATTGCTCGCCGCCGAAACTGGCTACGGCGGTGGTTTCGACGTCACCGTCAACGTCGAAGGCGGCGAAGCGCTGGCGCTGAAAACCATGAATCCGCGACTGGGCATCCTCGGTGGATTATCAATTCTCGGCACCAGCGGCATCGTCCGGCCGTTCTCTTGCGCGGCTTACATTGCTTCGATCCACCAAGGCATTGACGTGGCGAAAACCAACGGTTATCTGCACATCGCCGCCTGCACCGGCAACGCCAGCGAAGACACCATGCGCCGGGTCTACGATCTGCCGGAAATTGCCCTGATCGAAATGGGTGATTTCGTCGGTGCGGTGCTCAAGCATCTGCGCAAAGTGCCTGTGGATAAACTCAGCCTGTGCGGCGGCTTCGGCAAGATCAGCAAACTGGCGGCTGGGCACATGGACTTGCACTCGCGGCATTCAAGTATCGACTTGCCGCAACTGGCGAAGTGGGCAGCGGCGATTGGCGCCGATGAGGCGTTGCAGCAAGGCATTCGCGAGGCCAATACCAGTCAGCAAGCCTTGGCGATGGCCAGTGCGACGGGGATCGCCCTCGGTGATGAGGTCTGCCGACATGCGTTGAATTTCGCCCGCAGCGTAGTGCCGGCACAGGTACAGGTCGAGGTGTTTGCTATTGATCGTCAGGGCGGCATTGTCGGGCATGCCGGAGGTTTTGCATGA
- the cbiE gene encoding precorrin-6y C5,15-methyltransferase (decarboxylating) subunit CbiE, with the protein MSPWLTVVGIGEDGFKGLGKNARRALLGASRIIGGQRQLDLLPVCIRGERQLWPTPFSLAPVLEQRGEAVCVLASGDPMFYGVGASLARQVPSDEMLILPAPSSCSLAAARLGWPLQDVVTLSLVARPLAALNAHLFSGVRLLLLSNDGQSPAAVAQLLCERGFGSSRMCVLEHLGGDAERRIDSSANAWSDTPIADLNVIAVECLADANTPRLSRLAGLPDSAFQHDGQLTKRDVRAITLARLAPTPGELLWDVGAGSGSIGIEWMRAHPSCRTLAIEADNGRQQLIEHNRDALGVPGLQLIRGKAPLALAGLERPDAIFIGGGVTREGVFETCWEHLKPGGRLVANAVTLQSEVALMNWRERYGGELTRIHVAQAQPLGEFDTWRQALPITLLDLVKPLDA; encoded by the coding sequence ATGTCACCCTGGCTGACGGTAGTGGGAATCGGTGAAGACGGCTTCAAGGGCCTGGGCAAAAACGCCCGGCGTGCCCTGCTGGGCGCCTCGCGGATCATCGGTGGCCAGCGCCAACTGGATCTGCTGCCAGTGTGCATTCGCGGCGAACGGCAATTGTGGCCCACCCCGTTTTCCCTCGCACCGGTGCTTGAGCAGCGCGGCGAAGCGGTCTGCGTGCTGGCCAGCGGTGACCCGATGTTCTACGGCGTCGGGGCGAGCCTCGCCCGCCAGGTGCCAAGCGACGAAATGCTGATTCTGCCCGCACCGTCGTCGTGCTCGCTGGCTGCGGCCCGCCTCGGCTGGCCGTTGCAGGACGTGGTGACGCTGTCGCTGGTGGCCCGACCGCTGGCGGCGCTCAATGCCCACCTGTTCAGTGGCGTGCGGCTGTTGTTGTTGAGCAACGACGGTCAGAGCCCCGCGGCGGTCGCGCAGTTGCTTTGTGAACGCGGCTTCGGTTCGAGCCGGATGTGCGTTCTCGAGCATCTTGGCGGCGACGCCGAACGACGCATCGACAGCAGCGCCAACGCCTGGAGTGACACGCCGATAGCCGACCTCAATGTCATCGCCGTCGAATGTCTGGCCGATGCCAATACCCCGCGCCTGTCACGCCTTGCTGGATTGCCAGACTCAGCGTTCCAGCATGACGGCCAACTGACCAAACGCGATGTGCGCGCCATTACCCTCGCCCGCCTCGCCCCGACACCCGGCGAACTGCTCTGGGATGTCGGCGCCGGCAGTGGCTCGATCGGCATCGAATGGATGCGCGCGCACCCGAGCTGCCGCACCCTGGCCATCGAAGCCGATAACGGCCGTCAGCAATTGATCGAGCACAACCGCGATGCGCTGGGGGTGCCAGGCCTGCAATTGATTCGCGGCAAAGCACCGCTGGCACTGGCCGGGCTGGAGCGCCCGGACGCGATTTTCATCGGCGGCGGCGTCACCCGAGAGGGCGTCTTCGAAACCTGCTGGGAACACCTCAAACCCGGTGGCCGTCTGGTCGCCAACGCTGTGACGTTGCAAAGCGAAGTGGCCCTAATGAACTGGCGCGAACGTTATGGCGGCGAACTCACGCGCATCCATGTCGCCCAGGCGCAGCCGCTCGGCGAGTTCGACACTTGGCGGCAAGCGCTGCCAATCACTCTGCTCGATCTGGTCAAACCCCTCGATGCGTGA
- a CDS encoding TonB-dependent copper receptor — translation MSRFAAVPRSGSAPASFALNESRIRFRHATAVLCGALLSPLVLADEHAGHNEELSPTVITAIAPSSPLTVVTNPKDPRQPVPASDGGDYLKTIPGFALVRNGGTNGDPVLRGMFGSRLNILTNGSMMLGACPGRMDAPTSYISPETYDKLTVIKGPQTVLWGPGASAGTVLFDREPESFGELGTRVNASILAGSHGRFDKVVDAAAGGPLGYVRVIGNTAHSDDYRDGNNDIVASRYDKWNGDIAVGWTPDADTLIELTAGKGDGEARYAGRGMDGSQFLRESLGLRFEKSNITDVLEKLEAQVYYNYADHVMDNYTLRTPSGTGMMSGPMASNVDRRTLGARIKATWRWADIQLITGLDAQTNEHRQRSGMGIDTYKDQPYSKDADFHNYGVFSEMTWYAADRDRLISGARVDRASAKDYRQTTGSGMMSRPNPTADDTRADTLPSGFIRYEHDLADSPTTLYAGLGHAQRFPDYWELFSPKSGPAGSVNAFDSIKPEKTTQFDFGVNYKSAELEAWASGYIGVVRDYILFDYTPGMMGMSTSRAENIDARIMGGELGAAYKLTDHWKADATLAYAWGKNSSDGKALPQMPPLDARLGLTYSEDNWSAGALWRVVAAQNRIDQNKGNVVGKDYDKSSGFGVFSLNGAYRINKNWKVSSGVDNLFGKAYAEHLNLAGNAGFGYPANDPQAINEPGRTLWTKVDMSF, via the coding sequence ATGTCCAGGTTTGCTGCTGTTCCACGCTCGGGTTCTGCCCCGGCGTCCTTCGCTTTGAACGAATCGCGGATTCGTTTCAGGCACGCTACCGCCGTCCTTTGCGGCGCCCTGCTGTCCCCGCTGGTGCTGGCCGATGAGCATGCCGGCCACAACGAAGAACTCAGCCCGACGGTCATTACCGCGATAGCCCCGAGTTCACCGCTGACCGTCGTCACCAACCCAAAAGACCCGCGCCAACCGGTGCCGGCCAGTGACGGCGGCGATTATCTGAAGACCATTCCGGGCTTTGCGCTGGTGCGCAATGGCGGCACCAACGGCGATCCGGTGCTGCGCGGCATGTTCGGCTCACGCCTGAACATCCTCACCAACGGCAGCATGATGCTAGGCGCCTGCCCGGGGCGAATGGATGCGCCGACCTCGTACATCTCGCCGGAAACCTACGACAAACTCACCGTGATCAAAGGCCCGCAAACCGTGCTTTGGGGCCCGGGTGCATCGGCGGGCACGGTGCTGTTTGATCGCGAGCCGGAAAGCTTCGGCGAACTCGGCACGCGGGTGAACGCGAGCATTCTGGCTGGCTCCCACGGACGCTTCGACAAGGTCGTCGACGCCGCTGCCGGTGGCCCGTTGGGCTATGTTCGCGTGATCGGCAACACCGCGCATTCCGACGATTACCGCGACGGCAACAACGACATCGTCGCCTCGCGCTACGACAAGTGGAACGGCGATATCGCAGTCGGCTGGACCCCGGATGCCGACACCCTGATCGAACTGACCGCCGGCAAGGGCGATGGTGAAGCACGCTACGCCGGACGCGGCATGGACGGTTCGCAGTTCCTGCGTGAAAGCCTCGGTCTGCGTTTCGAGAAATCCAACATCACTGACGTGCTGGAGAAACTCGAAGCGCAGGTCTACTACAACTACGCCGACCACGTGATGGACAACTACACCCTGCGCACGCCGTCCGGCACCGGCATGATGTCGGGGCCGATGGCGTCCAATGTCGATCGCCGCACCCTCGGCGCACGGATCAAGGCCACCTGGCGTTGGGCTGATATTCAGTTGATCACCGGCCTCGACGCGCAGACCAACGAACACCGCCAGCGCAGCGGCATGGGCATCGATACCTACAAGGATCAGCCGTACAGCAAGGATGCCGATTTCCACAACTATGGCGTGTTCAGCGAGATGACCTGGTACGCCGCCGACCGTGACCGGCTGATCAGCGGCGCCCGCGTCGACCGCGCTTCGGCCAAGGATTATCGGCAGACCACCGGCTCGGGAATGATGTCCCGCCCGAACCCGACCGCCGACGACACCCGCGCCGACACCTTGCCCAGCGGGTTCATCCGCTACGAGCATGATCTCGCCGACAGTCCGACCACGCTCTATGCGGGCCTCGGTCATGCACAGCGCTTTCCGGATTACTGGGAGCTGTTTTCGCCCAAGTCCGGCCCCGCCGGATCCGTCAACGCGTTCGACTCGATCAAACCGGAAAAGACCACCCAGTTCGACTTCGGCGTGAACTACAAATCTGCCGAACTTGAAGCCTGGGCTTCGGGTTATATCGGCGTGGTCCGCGATTACATCCTCTTCGACTACACGCCCGGAATGATGGGCATGAGCACCTCGCGCGCCGAGAACATCGACGCGCGGATCATGGGCGGTGAACTCGGTGCCGCATACAAACTCACCGACCACTGGAAAGCCGATGCGACCCTGGCCTACGCCTGGGGCAAGAACAGCAGCGATGGCAAAGCACTGCCGCAGATGCCGCCGCTGGATGCACGCCTCGGTCTGACCTATTCCGAAGACAACTGGAGCGCTGGCGCACTGTGGAGGGTGGTTGCCGCGCAGAACCGTATCGACCAGAACAAGGGCAACGTGGTCGGCAAGGATTACGACAAGAGTTCAGGCTTCGGCGTGTTCTCGCTTAACGGTGCCTATCGGATCAACAAGAACTGGAAGGTCAGCAGCGGCGTCGACAACCTGTTCGGCAAGGCTTACGCCGAACACCTGAACCTGGCGGGCAACGCCGGGTTCGGCTACCCGGCCAACGACCCGCAAGCGATCAATGAGCCGGGGCGCACGCTCTGGACCAAGGTCGACATGAGTTTCTAA
- a CDS encoding copper chaperone PCu(A)C, producing MLNKLIIVAALLLPACFAHAHEYKAGELEIAHPWSQELPPNAPTVAAYFIIHNAGKTDDRLLSVDSPIAPEAQLHEHVMQGDLMKMQQVPNVKIPAGGNVTFAPMAYHVMLLNPTDRSLLSDGKRFPLTMHFEKAGDVTVEVSVQKKPPETTQAHAHAQ from the coding sequence ATGTTGAACAAACTCATCATCGTCGCTGCACTGCTGCTGCCGGCGTGCTTTGCCCATGCTCACGAATACAAGGCCGGCGAGCTGGAAATCGCCCATCCGTGGTCGCAAGAATTGCCGCCGAATGCGCCGACGGTCGCCGCCTATTTCATCATTCACAACGCCGGCAAAACTGACGATCGGTTGCTCAGCGTCGACTCGCCGATTGCTCCTGAAGCGCAACTGCACGAGCACGTGATGCAGGGCGATCTGATGAAGATGCAGCAAGTGCCGAACGTGAAAATCCCGGCCGGCGGCAACGTGACGTTTGCGCCGATGGCCTATCACGTGATGCTGCTTAACCCGACCGATCGCAGCCTGCTCAGTGACGGCAAGCGCTTCCCGCTGACCATGCATTTCGAGAAGGCCGGTGACGTCACCGTCGAAGTCTCGGTGCAGAAGAAGCCGCCGGAAACCACGCAGGCCCACGCGCACGCCCAGTAA
- a CDS encoding precorrin-8X methylmutase yields MLDYIRDGQEIYRNSFAIIRSEANLARIPADLEKLAVRVIHACGMVEAIDGLQFSEGAGKAGRDALAAGAPILCDARMVSEGVTRARLPANNEVICTLRDESVPELARELGNTRSAAALELWRPHLEGSVVVIGNAPTALFYLLEMLDAGAPKPALILGFPVGFVGAAESKAALAADSRGVPFVIMQGRLGGSAMAAAAVNALATEVE; encoded by the coding sequence ATGCTTGATTACATCCGCGACGGTCAGGAGATTTATCGCAACTCCTTCGCGATCATTCGCAGCGAGGCCAATCTGGCGCGCATCCCGGCCGATCTGGAAAAACTCGCGGTGCGGGTGATCCACGCCTGCGGCATGGTCGAGGCCATCGACGGTCTGCAGTTCTCCGAAGGTGCCGGCAAGGCCGGGCGCGATGCGCTGGCGGCCGGTGCGCCGATCCTCTGCGATGCGCGAATGGTCTCCGAAGGCGTGACCCGTGCGCGCCTGCCGGCCAACAACGAAGTGATCTGCACCTTGCGTGATGAGAGCGTGCCGGAACTGGCGCGTGAACTGGGCAACACCCGTTCCGCCGCCGCACTGGAGCTGTGGCGTCCGCATCTGGAAGGCAGCGTCGTGGTGATCGGCAACGCGCCGACCGCACTGTTTTATCTGCTGGAAATGCTCGACGCCGGCGCACCGAAACCGGCGCTGATCCTCGGCTTCCCGGTCGGCTTTGTCGGCGCCGCCGAATCGAAAGCCGCCCTGGCCGCTGACAGCCGTGGCGTGCCGTTCGTGATCATGCAAGGCCGCCTCGGTGGCAGTGCCATGGCCGCCGCTGCGGTCAATGCCCTCGCCACGGAGGTCGAATGA
- a CDS encoding DUF2946 domain-containing protein — protein sequence MRPLSARPSRQRRQTQTLTRGSWIALFAMLMIFIGPLISQSMPMDQHASTSMPMSMDMSMDMPGMDHSGHDAKPSAEHCPPQSTHHVLWEKCGYCSLLFNCPALTGGGDFVAFNIPPLNTFTPPSPRLGHARQTFFPGARSRAPPIAT from the coding sequence ATGCGCCCGCTGAGCGCCAGGCCCTCCCGGCAACGCCGTCAGACTCAAACTCTGACTCGCGGCAGCTGGATCGCCCTGTTCGCCATGTTGATGATCTTCATCGGCCCACTGATTTCTCAGTCGATGCCGATGGATCAACACGCCTCGACATCGATGCCGATGAGCATGGACATGTCGATGGACATGCCGGGCATGGATCACAGCGGCCACGACGCCAAGCCCTCAGCCGAACACTGCCCGCCACAATCCACGCACCATGTGTTATGGGAAAAATGCGGCTATTGCAGCCTGCTGTTCAATTGCCCGGCACTGACCGGCGGTGGTGACTTCGTCGCCTTCAATATCCCGCCGCTGAACACCTTCACCCCGCCCTCGCCACGCCTGGGTCATGCCCGGCAAACCTTCTTCCCCGGCGCCCGCAGCCGCGCCCCGCCCATCGCAACGTAG
- a CDS encoding cobalt-precorrin-6A reductase, producing the protein MKRILLLGGVTEALAIARTLAPPHIYSLAGVGRVPTDLICQVRVGGYGGAEGLAQFIRDEGIDLLLDATHPYAAQISRNAATGARLTDIPCWALRRPAWQPQPGDDWREVSDWAELITALKPFRRPLFTLGREPLQHLDEIPAEQFWTLRALDVYPGNERCEVIGARGPFLLEDERALFERRQIDVLISKNSGSTATEPKLEVARERGVPVIVLKRPELPGVDREFLSLQETLAALAEFIS; encoded by the coding sequence ATGAAGCGGATTCTGCTGTTGGGCGGCGTGACGGAAGCGTTGGCAATTGCCCGCACGCTCGCGCCGCCACATATCTACAGCCTCGCCGGTGTTGGCCGGGTGCCAACGGATCTGATCTGTCAGGTGCGTGTCGGTGGTTACGGTGGCGCTGAAGGTCTGGCGCAATTCATTCGCGACGAAGGCATCGATCTGTTGCTCGACGCCACACATCCCTATGCCGCACAGATCAGCCGGAACGCCGCGACCGGCGCGCGACTGACCGACATCCCCTGCTGGGCCCTGCGCCGCCCGGCATGGCAGCCGCAGCCCGGTGATGACTGGCGCGAAGTCAGCGACTGGGCCGAGCTGATCACTGCGCTCAAGCCTTTCCGCCGCCCGCTATTCACCCTTGGCCGCGAACCGCTGCAACACCTCGATGAAATTCCAGCGGAGCAGTTCTGGACCCTGCGCGCCCTCGACGTCTACCCCGGCAACGAACGCTGCGAAGTGATCGGCGCGCGTGGGCCGTTTCTGCTGGAGGATGAGCGCGCACTGTTCGAGCGGCGGCAGATCGATGTATTGATCAGCAAGAACAGCGGCAGCACCGCCACCGAGCCGAAGCTGGAAGTGGCGCGTGAACGTGGGGTGCCGGTGATTGTGTTGAAGCGACCGGAGTTGCCGGGGGTTGATCGGGAGTTTCTGTCGCTTCAAGAAACACTTGCTGCGTTGGCGGAGTTCATCTCATAG
- a CDS encoding DUF2946 domain-containing protein — protein sequence MNRHRLAIAWIACFAVLFNMLAMPMTGAMAQAAGSPVEQLLWSSFCTGSGTKMVAINIGATDQKAPTNDTHSNMQHCWCCSGSAPLVALPGHSPQLYFARYESNRSVAPASLQTPTPRQQWPSLNPRASPLV from the coding sequence ATGAACCGACACCGGCTGGCAATTGCCTGGATCGCCTGCTTTGCAGTGCTGTTCAACATGCTCGCCATGCCGATGACGGGAGCGATGGCGCAGGCGGCCGGTTCACCGGTCGAACAGTTGCTCTGGAGCAGTTTCTGCACCGGCAGCGGGACCAAGATGGTGGCGATCAACATCGGCGCCACCGATCAAAAGGCCCCGACCAACGACACTCATTCGAACATGCAGCATTGCTGGTGTTGCTCGGGCTCGGCGCCATTGGTGGCGCTGCCAGGGCATTCGCCGCAGCTGTATTTCGCCCGTTACGAAAGCAATCGCAGCGTGGCGCCCGCCTCTCTGCAAACACCGACGCCGCGCCAGCAATGGCCAAGTCTCAATCCCCGCGCTTCCCCTCTGGTTTGA